From the genome of Schaalia dentiphila ATCC 17982, one region includes:
- a CDS encoding choice-of-anchor M domain-containing protein, with the protein MSVLAFIMSAFLIVVGAPSSFADPSPDPDLAQSVAAHEEWSNEASEISVGHVDLGPRLIDGQWRAGLRHDAETGAVWRDPNQTVLRVNDAAIMTAPDSADYPFLADVAGKPVYVVPQTQNPGVVWLGWNTQDPAVTATIDRGLTMRVGPVSGPGRAWLFLQSGTFGKPLLLADSGAAPGDVWIDSGTHVHANWAFSAPGTYTATVTFLGTTTTGEAVSASTTLRFAVGDAASASEALAMAAPAAAPAGGASASSSASSSGAAPAASGAADPASSAPGAASGGLPDWAFLAIIAVAAASLLVIGALVVARSRRSRAEQAAAIAEADSILAPLPTARGEGSGERGPGLVDRGGEQ; encoded by the coding sequence ATGTCGGTGCTTGCCTTCATCATGTCGGCTTTCCTCATCGTCGTGGGCGCCCCCTCTTCTTTTGCTGACCCGAGTCCCGACCCCGACCTCGCGCAGAGCGTTGCAGCGCACGAGGAGTGGTCGAATGAGGCCAGCGAAATCAGTGTCGGGCACGTCGACCTCGGCCCCCGACTGATCGACGGACAGTGGCGCGCCGGCCTGCGCCACGACGCCGAGACCGGCGCCGTGTGGCGCGACCCCAACCAGACCGTCCTGCGCGTTAATGATGCGGCCATCATGACCGCGCCCGACTCCGCCGACTACCCCTTCCTGGCCGACGTCGCCGGCAAGCCCGTGTACGTCGTACCCCAGACGCAGAACCCGGGCGTCGTGTGGCTCGGCTGGAACACGCAGGACCCCGCCGTCACCGCCACCATCGACCGAGGTCTCACCATGCGCGTCGGCCCCGTGTCCGGCCCCGGCCGCGCGTGGCTGTTCCTGCAGTCCGGCACCTTCGGCAAGCCCCTCCTGCTCGCCGACTCGGGCGCGGCGCCCGGCGACGTGTGGATCGACTCGGGCACGCACGTGCACGCCAACTGGGCGTTCTCCGCGCCCGGCACCTACACGGCGACCGTGACCTTCCTGGGCACGACCACCACCGGCGAGGCCGTGAGCGCCTCCACGACCCTGCGCTTCGCCGTCGGTGACGCCGCCTCCGCGTCCGAGGCCCTGGCCATGGCCGCGCCCGCGGCTGCCCCCGCCGGTGGTGCGTCTGCTTCCTCCTCCGCTTCTTCCTCTGGCGCCGCGCCCGCTGCCTCCGGGGCCGCTGACCCCGCGTCCTCTGCTCCGGGGGCGGCATCGGGCGGGCTGCCTGACTGGGCCTTCCTCGCGATCATCGCCGTCGCCGCGGCGTCCCTCCTCGTGATCGGTGCCCTCGTCGTCGCGCGCTCGCGCCGCAGCCGCGCCGAACAGGCGGCCGCCATCGCCGAGGCCGACTCCATCCTCGCGCCCCTGCCCACCGCCCGCGGTGAGGGCTCGGGCGAGCGTGGCCCTGGCCTCGTCGATCGGGGAGGGGAGCAGTGA
- a CDS encoding HAD family hydrolase: protein MNAQGSSRTVLFDVGGVLVDTHPDPQAIAELFGDGSRGLTTLVDQAMWTHRGDYDAGLPDRDFWDRIAGDCGHPEPTSALLKQLVALDTSRMETANEEALGLVRRLRHQGVRVGILSNTPYPVAKAIRHSEWGSLFDFFAFSCHYGVCKPSRGIYRDVLVRLNVPHEDVVFIDDRRENVRAAELLGVQGIVWKGVEDAEARLKELGVLL, encoded by the coding sequence ATGAACGCCCAAGGCAGTTCGCGCACCGTGCTTTTCGATGTCGGTGGCGTCCTCGTCGATACCCACCCGGACCCACAAGCGATCGCCGAACTGTTTGGGGATGGCTCTCGCGGCCTCACAACGCTCGTGGACCAGGCGATGTGGACGCATCGGGGGGACTATGATGCGGGCTTACCCGATCGTGATTTTTGGGATAGGATCGCAGGGGATTGCGGCCATCCAGAGCCTACGAGTGCTCTTCTGAAGCAACTTGTGGCTCTCGATACCTCGCGGATGGAAACTGCAAACGAGGAGGCTCTGGGTCTCGTGCGTCGGCTTCGTCACCAGGGCGTGCGGGTCGGTATTCTATCGAATACTCCATACCCGGTGGCCAAGGCCATTCGTCATTCCGAGTGGGGGAGTCTGTTCGACTTCTTTGCTTTCTCATGCCACTACGGTGTCTGTAAGCCCTCGCGCGGCATCTATCGTGACGTCCTCGTGCGTCTCAACGTGCCCCATGAGGACGTCGTGTTCATCGACGACCGTCGCGAGAATGTTCGTGCGGCAGAGTTGCTCGGCGTGCAGGGCATCGTCTGGAAGGGCGTTGAGGACGCCGAAGCGCGTCTGAAAGAGCTCGGGGTGCTTCTCTGA
- a CDS encoding anchored repeat-type ABC transporter permease subunit, with protein sequence MSTVIHAAGRALVPAADFLSPYDFFRDLTNPALAFLPRALLIAVVAALVCGSVGVHVVLRGMAFIGDAVAHSVFPGLAIAFVCGGSLVLGGALAGVVTAVLVALLAQNRRLKEDSVIGVLFVGAFALGVAIIARAPGYAGSLQDFLFGSITGIPASDVPVVLAGALFVLLMLFLAHRAIVAVTLDRESARAAGVHVLLADLSLYVAVALAVVISVQTIGNVLVLALLVTPAATARLLCDRLGTMLILSPALGASGGLVGLYLSWALDVPTGATIVLVLTACFVLAWVFAPRHGLLARTLRERRG encoded by the coding sequence ATGAGCACCGTGATCCACGCGGCCGGACGTGCCCTCGTCCCGGCGGCGGACTTCCTGAGCCCCTACGACTTCTTCCGCGACCTGACGAACCCGGCGCTGGCGTTCCTGCCGCGCGCGCTGCTCATCGCGGTCGTCGCCGCGCTCGTGTGCGGCAGCGTTGGCGTGCACGTCGTCCTGCGCGGCATGGCGTTCATCGGCGATGCGGTCGCGCACTCCGTGTTCCCCGGCCTGGCGATCGCCTTCGTGTGCGGCGGGTCCCTGGTGCTCGGCGGTGCGCTCGCGGGCGTCGTGACCGCCGTGCTCGTGGCCTTGTTGGCGCAGAACCGCAGGCTCAAGGAGGACTCCGTCATCGGCGTGCTCTTCGTGGGTGCGTTTGCGCTCGGCGTCGCGATCATCGCGCGGGCACCCGGGTATGCGGGGAGCCTGCAGGACTTCCTGTTCGGGTCGATCACCGGTATTCCGGCGTCGGATGTGCCCGTGGTGCTGGCTGGCGCGTTGTTCGTGCTGCTCATGCTGTTCCTGGCGCACCGGGCCATTGTGGCCGTGACGCTGGACCGCGAGAGTGCGCGGGCCGCGGGGGTGCACGTGCTGCTGGCTGACTTGTCTTTGTATGTTGCTGTGGCCCTGGCGGTCGTCATCTCGGTGCAGACGATCGGCAACGTCCTGGTGCTGGCGCTGCTCGTCACCCCCGCGGCCACCGCGCGGCTCCTGTGCGACCGCCTGGGGACCATGCTGATCCTGTCGCCCGCGCTCGGCGCCTCCGGGGGCCTGGTGGGCCTGTACCTGTCGTGGGCGCTGGACGTGCCCACGGGCGCCACGATCGTCCTGGTGCTGACCGCGTGCTTTGTGCTCGCCTGGGTCTTCGCGCCGAGGCACGGCCTCCTCGCGCGCACATTGCGCGAGAGGCGGGGGTGA
- a CDS encoding D-alanine--D-alanine ligase family protein, whose translation MATKVLIIAGGLTHERDVSVRSGRRVANILTQFGYDVRISDVDASLAEAISSFSPDVVWPLVHGSIGEDGSLQSFLESLGIPFVGSSSVQAMLASNKPTAKALLGSAGLATPGWVTLPQAIFRQLGASHVLSALEGSVSFPVVIKPTDGGSALGISTAQDAKALRRAMVDAFAYGQRLMVEQRIDGRDVAVSVVDLWDGPVALPPVEVSTDRGRYDYDARYTTDETEYFVPARLSDELLADLQAAAVEAHTTLGLRDLSRMDFVVDDEGTCWFIDANVAPGMTDTSLLPQAADALEDSSFAQLCADIVDFVAGGREVHSVDYVIDEEGVGVIISEDAEATEE comes from the coding sequence ATGGCTACCAAAGTTCTGATCATTGCCGGCGGTCTGACGCACGAGCGTGATGTGTCGGTCCGTTCGGGCCGTCGCGTCGCGAATATCCTGACGCAGTTCGGCTACGACGTGCGTATTTCCGACGTCGACGCGTCTCTTGCGGAGGCCATCTCGTCCTTCTCCCCCGACGTTGTGTGGCCGCTCGTGCACGGCTCGATCGGCGAGGACGGCTCCCTGCAGTCCTTCCTCGAGTCGCTGGGAATCCCCTTCGTAGGCTCGTCGTCAGTGCAGGCGATGCTCGCCTCAAACAAGCCCACGGCGAAGGCTCTGCTGGGCTCTGCGGGCCTCGCAACGCCCGGCTGGGTGACGCTTCCGCAGGCGATTTTCCGCCAGCTGGGCGCCTCTCACGTGCTATCTGCGCTCGAGGGCTCGGTGTCCTTCCCCGTCGTCATTAAGCCGACGGACGGCGGCTCCGCGCTTGGTATTTCAACTGCTCAGGACGCCAAGGCACTGCGCCGCGCGATGGTGGATGCCTTCGCTTACGGCCAGCGCCTGATGGTCGAGCAGCGCATTGACGGCCGCGACGTGGCTGTTTCCGTCGTCGATCTGTGGGACGGTCCCGTGGCCCTGCCCCCGGTCGAGGTGTCGACGGATCGTGGCCGCTACGACTACGATGCCCGCTACACGACAGACGAAACGGAGTACTTCGTTCCCGCACGTCTCTCCGACGAGCTTCTCGCGGACCTGCAGGCCGCGGCCGTCGAGGCCCATACGACGCTGGGTCTGCGCGACCTGTCTCGCATGGACTTCGTGGTCGACGACGAGGGCACCTGCTGGTTCATTGACGCGAACGTCGCGCCGGGCATGACCGACACGTCCCTCCTCCCCCAGGCCGCTGACGCGCTCGAGGACTCGTCTTTCGCGCAGCTGTGCGCCGATATCGTTGATTTCGTGGCCGGTGGCCGCGAGGTCCACAGCGTCGACTACGTGATCGACGAGGAAGGCGTCGGCGTCATCATTTCAGAGGACGCCGAGGCGACCGAGGAGTAA
- a CDS encoding TIGR03773 family transporter-associated surface protein gives MNPTKYRNPGRAAARAFAAMALAATSFLVPGAAHAADEATADTADAVATEEATTADAATTDAATASSEADASACAVMRTAPAGTTATLDRGHADIFDLSSDASGTLTLRIKEDATGSGVMREPEQTLLAVNKSTLTQIPASVSQATGAPSAAYLLGQSGDNQATVLWPGWDTLGVTAGGYDAARFHISYTGPDNGRIYAFTSSFTEGTKAVTNDGSFDLAPEGDDIDQPYAAHKHVNWLFTRAGRYTLTVQASAWTPGNTGAANAVAPARTYTIDVADEASCLAESGSAPSTDQAQPAPAPGVGPGSLNSTNNQAAQDQGEGGATGTPSAPAPDTTSGTTGTTGTTTGANPAPSSGARTTSGTTGGERCVATRITREATEAEAATLASNSAPANTARTTLTVSVGDGASGNATDGHFDLGPAIENGTLVARVKDDRTQPAQWVDPSSLTFALGDAARITAPADLGFVATPGSSVWLIPSTQIAGVPWLGLNSQREEIVTGTTGPVQFTLDAVEGPGRVAVFNAGALGSGVGEHVFDGPGTGYTLGANTHAHQNWVFTAPGTYTLTITMRVTPNGAALAGSGFGSGGDLTATGATGPNGRPMVSQVVGRTASGKECDLSLATTGADTIPLTVVSLTWALTGAACVWVGVIGRRRNLCKAL, from the coding sequence ATGAACCCCACGAAGTACCGGAACCCGGGCCGCGCAGCTGCCCGGGCTTTCGCCGCCATGGCCCTCGCGGCTACCTCTTTCCTCGTGCCCGGAGCGGCACACGCCGCCGACGAGGCCACCGCCGACACCGCGGACGCAGTAGCGACAGAGGAGGCCACCACCGCCGACGCCGCAACGACCGACGCGGCCACGGCCTCGTCCGAGGCCGACGCTTCCGCCTGCGCCGTCATGCGCACCGCCCCCGCCGGCACCACGGCCACCCTGGATCGTGGCCACGCCGACATCTTCGACCTGAGCTCCGACGCGTCCGGCACCCTGACCCTCCGTATTAAAGAGGACGCCACGGGCTCTGGCGTCATGCGTGAGCCCGAGCAGACGCTCCTCGCTGTCAACAAGTCCACGCTCACCCAGATCCCCGCCTCCGTTAGCCAGGCGACCGGCGCTCCCTCCGCCGCGTACCTTCTTGGCCAGTCTGGCGACAACCAGGCCACCGTGCTGTGGCCCGGGTGGGACACCCTGGGTGTTACGGCCGGCGGATATGACGCCGCGCGCTTCCACATCTCCTACACGGGCCCGGACAACGGCCGCATCTACGCCTTCACCTCCAGCTTCACCGAGGGCACCAAGGCGGTCACCAATGACGGCAGCTTCGACCTGGCACCCGAGGGCGACGACATCGACCAGCCCTACGCCGCCCACAAGCACGTCAACTGGTTGTTCACGCGCGCCGGCCGCTACACGCTGACCGTCCAGGCCAGCGCGTGGACCCCCGGCAACACCGGCGCCGCCAACGCCGTCGCGCCCGCCCGCACGTACACGATCGACGTCGCCGACGAGGCCTCGTGCCTCGCCGAGTCCGGATCGGCCCCCTCGACCGACCAGGCCCAGCCCGCCCCCGCCCCCGGCGTGGGCCCCGGCTCCCTGAACTCCACGAACAACCAGGCCGCCCAGGACCAGGGCGAGGGCGGTGCCACGGGAACGCCCAGCGCCCCGGCCCCCGACACGACCTCGGGAACGACCGGCACCACCGGCACGACGACCGGCGCGAACCCCGCCCCCTCTTCGGGCGCGCGCACCACCTCCGGCACGACCGGCGGTGAGCGCTGCGTCGCCACCCGCATCACCCGCGAGGCCACCGAGGCCGAGGCCGCCACCCTGGCCTCGAACAGCGCCCCCGCGAACACAGCGCGCACGACCCTGACGGTGAGCGTCGGCGACGGCGCCTCCGGCAACGCCACCGATGGCCACTTCGACCTGGGACCCGCCATCGAAAACGGCACGCTCGTCGCCCGCGTCAAGGACGACCGCACCCAGCCCGCACAGTGGGTCGACCCCTCGTCCCTGACCTTCGCCCTCGGTGACGCCGCGCGCATCACCGCGCCCGCCGACCTCGGCTTCGTCGCCACCCCCGGCTCCAGCGTCTGGCTGATCCCCTCCACCCAGATCGCGGGCGTGCCGTGGCTGGGCCTGAACTCCCAGCGCGAAGAGATCGTCACCGGCACCACCGGCCCCGTCCAGTTCACCCTCGACGCCGTCGAAGGCCCCGGACGCGTCGCCGTCTTCAACGCGGGCGCGCTCGGCTCCGGCGTCGGCGAGCACGTCTTCGACGGCCCGGGCACCGGCTACACGCTCGGCGCCAACACGCACGCCCACCAGAACTGGGTGTTCACCGCGCCCGGCACCTACACACTGACCATCACCATGCGCGTCACCCCCAACGGCGCGGCGCTCGCGGGCAGCGGCTTCGGCTCCGGCGGCGACCTCACGGCCACCGGTGCGACCGGCCCCAACGGGCGACCCATGGTCTCCCAGGTCGTCGGCCGCACCGCGTCCGGCAAGGAGTGCGACCTCTCCCTGGCCACCACCGGTGCCGACACCATCCCCCTGACCGTCGTCTCCCTCACCTGGGCGCTCACGGGTGCGGCCTGCGTGTGGGTGGGCGTGATCGGACGCCGCCGCAACCTGTGCAAAGCGCTGTGA
- a CDS encoding PLP-dependent aminotransferase family protein yields MTQPSTNGGTPASSGRTPSQGNRLDPWYDVYADRAHNLRASEIRALFSVVSRPEVVSLAGGMPNLKDLPLDRLAASAEKLVRNHGAQAMQYGSGQGWEVLRERITEVMAYDGIVGADPDDVVVTTGSQQALDLVTELFVNPGDVILAEAPSYVGALGVFRARQADIVHVPMDENGIIPEALVETIRDVRASGRTIKFIYIIPNYHNPAGVTLSAERRPIIAEICLREHVLIVEDNPYGLLGFHNDPLPAIASYSPEGVVYLGSFSKMFAPGFRIGWAYAPHAIRAKLVLALESAILCPSMVGQMAIADYLSNYDWYGQVKSFRSMYAERCRAMLTSLEEYMPSCTWTVPDGGFYTWVTLPEGLDAKAMLPRAVRAQVAYVSGTAFFYDGSGSNHLRLSFCYPTPEEIREGVRRLSTVVNAEKEIVDMFGTASGNEAGAGSDR; encoded by the coding sequence TTGACTCAGCCTTCGACCAACGGCGGCACCCCGGCCTCGTCCGGGCGTACGCCCTCGCAGGGAAACCGCCTCGACCCCTGGTACGACGTCTACGCGGACCGCGCACACAACCTGCGCGCATCCGAGATTCGAGCTCTCTTCTCGGTCGTGTCGCGCCCCGAGGTCGTCTCCCTCGCAGGCGGCATGCCGAACCTTAAGGATCTGCCCCTCGATAGGCTCGCGGCGTCCGCGGAGAAGCTGGTTCGCAACCACGGCGCGCAGGCCATGCAGTACGGCAGCGGCCAGGGCTGGGAGGTGCTGCGCGAGCGCATCACCGAGGTCATGGCATATGACGGCATCGTCGGCGCTGACCCGGACGACGTCGTGGTCACGACAGGCAGCCAGCAGGCACTCGACCTCGTCACGGAGCTGTTCGTAAACCCCGGCGACGTTATCCTCGCCGAGGCCCCCTCGTACGTGGGCGCACTGGGCGTGTTCCGTGCGCGCCAGGCGGACATCGTGCACGTCCCCATGGACGAGAACGGCATCATTCCCGAGGCCCTGGTGGAGACGATCCGCGACGTGCGCGCTTCGGGCCGCACGATCAAGTTCATCTACATCATCCCGAACTACCACAACCCCGCCGGCGTGACGTTATCCGCCGAACGCCGCCCGATCATCGCCGAGATCTGCTTGCGCGAGCACGTCCTGATCGTCGAGGACAACCCCTACGGTCTGCTCGGCTTCCACAACGATCCCCTGCCGGCCATCGCCTCGTACAGCCCCGAGGGCGTCGTCTACCTGGGTTCCTTCTCGAAGATGTTTGCTCCCGGCTTCCGCATCGGCTGGGCGTACGCGCCGCACGCGATCCGCGCGAAGCTGGTCCTGGCCCTCGAGTCCGCGATCCTGTGCCCGTCGATGGTGGGCCAGATGGCGATCGCCGACTACCTGAGCAACTACGACTGGTACGGCCAGGTGAAGTCTTTCCGCTCGATGTATGCGGAGCGCTGCCGCGCGATGCTCACCTCGCTCGAGGAGTACATGCCGTCGTGCACGTGGACCGTGCCGGACGGCGGCTTCTACACGTGGGTGACACTGCCCGAGGGCCTCGATGCGAAGGCCATGCTGCCGCGCGCAGTGCGCGCCCAGGTCGCGTACGTGTCGGGCACGGCGTTCTTCTACGACGGTTCGGGCTCCAACCACCTGCGCCTGTCGTTCTGCTATCCCACTCCCGAGGAGATCCGCGAGGGCGTTCGCCGCCTTTCGACGGTCGTCAACGCGGAGAAGGAAATCGTTGACATGTTCGGTACGGCTTCGGGCAACGAGGCCGGGGCCGGTTCCGACCGCTAA
- a CDS encoding anchored repeat-type ABC transporter ATP-binding subunit: MSQLRVTGLGASLGGRSVLEGVDLEVEAGELVGLIGPNGAGKTTLIRSILGLIPSSGSVETDGAIGYVPQRHEFAWDFPISVRDAVLQAVTVRRGLLGRARTPHFRAVEEALSLVGMRDLAKRPIGELSGGQRQRVLVARALAIRPAVLLLDEPFTGLDMPTQEMLMDLFRALADGGRALLMTTHDLIGARAGCDRLYLLRRTIVASGRPDELADADPWIRAFDVRPDNPILDALGVRA; the protein is encoded by the coding sequence GTGAGCCAGCTGCGCGTCACCGGACTGGGCGCGTCCCTGGGTGGGCGCAGCGTCCTCGAGGGCGTCGACCTGGAGGTCGAGGCCGGGGAGCTCGTCGGCCTCATCGGACCCAACGGCGCCGGGAAGACCACGCTGATCCGCTCGATCCTGGGGCTCATCCCCTCCAGCGGCAGCGTCGAGACCGACGGCGCGATCGGCTACGTGCCGCAGCGGCACGAGTTCGCGTGGGACTTCCCGATCAGCGTGCGCGACGCCGTCCTCCAGGCCGTCACCGTGCGGCGCGGCCTGCTTGGGCGTGCGCGGACCCCGCACTTCCGCGCCGTCGAGGAGGCACTATCCCTCGTGGGCATGCGCGACCTCGCGAAGCGCCCCATCGGCGAGCTGTCCGGCGGCCAGCGCCAGCGCGTCCTCGTTGCCCGGGCACTCGCGATCCGGCCTGCCGTGCTGCTCCTCGACGAGCCTTTCACCGGCCTCGACATGCCCACGCAGGAGATGCTCATGGACCTGTTCCGCGCGCTCGCGGACGGGGGACGAGCCCTCCTCATGACAACGCACGACCTCATCGGCGCGCGCGCCGGGTGCGACCGCCTGTACCTGCTGCGCCGCACCATCGTCGCCTCCGGGCGTCCCGACGAGCTCGCCGACGCTGACCCGTGGATCCGCGCCTTCGACGTGCGACCCGACAACCCGATCCTCGACGCCCTAGGAGTGCGCGCATGA
- a CDS encoding anchored repeat ABC transporter, substrate-binding protein codes for MLAASALALTATLAGCAPAPDPASDGELRVVATTGILADLVRNVAGDRVRVTQMVPNGADPHSWEPSLRTVRDVAYADVAFSNYLMLEEHALIRALDSNLPAGSRSVSVAEEAAKNGATILPLVEDRALDTPWLGMRVWGDGADMGATRASQIDLTTTGVDGPGQAAAYLTTSFGQPEIAFATSDGFNAAGGYDTDTAQLPADAHQHMSWAFTQPGVYRVHFRANLRTTPGATPVGVGEGTAVFAVGTPPEDVAAVEGRRVLSAGHADITVNLTTKRVELASDAGALIGDEASAPCVGAGTTGAAVASTMECTDLDQVVIEVPTRALTTIPGEASFRFIGEPGANVYMLPQAVLGKHVHGDIDPHLWHDVHNAQAYVRVIRDSLISVDPDGEATYRANAAAYLTRLDELDATVASTIASIPDERRKLVTTNDAYAYLANAYGLTVAGFVAPNPSVEPSIADRIKLQATLADSSIPAVFLEPNLARTRSTLRTAATDAGVDICPLYGDTLDDQAPTYIDMMEHNARSLARCLGGKEMP; via the coding sequence GTGCTCGCTGCCTCGGCGTTAGCGCTCACGGCTACCCTGGCCGGCTGTGCGCCTGCGCCCGACCCCGCAAGCGATGGCGAACTGCGCGTCGTGGCCACGACCGGCATCCTCGCCGACCTCGTGCGCAACGTCGCCGGAGACCGCGTCCGTGTCACCCAGATGGTGCCGAATGGGGCGGACCCGCACTCGTGGGAGCCCTCCCTGCGCACAGTGCGCGATGTGGCCTACGCGGACGTCGCCTTCTCCAACTACCTCATGCTCGAGGAGCACGCCCTCATCCGCGCCCTCGACTCCAACCTGCCCGCCGGATCGCGCTCCGTCTCCGTCGCCGAGGAGGCCGCCAAGAACGGTGCGACCATCCTCCCCCTCGTCGAAGACCGCGCCCTCGACACCCCGTGGCTCGGCATGCGCGTGTGGGGCGACGGCGCCGACATGGGGGCCACCCGCGCCTCGCAGATCGACCTGACGACCACCGGCGTCGACGGGCCCGGGCAGGCTGCCGCGTACCTCACCACGTCCTTCGGGCAGCCCGAGATCGCCTTCGCGACCTCCGACGGCTTCAACGCCGCAGGCGGATACGACACCGACACCGCGCAGCTGCCCGCCGACGCCCACCAGCACATGAGCTGGGCATTTACTCAGCCTGGCGTGTACCGCGTCCACTTCCGCGCCAACCTGCGCACCACCCCCGGCGCCACGCCGGTGGGCGTCGGGGAAGGCACCGCCGTCTTCGCCGTCGGCACCCCGCCCGAGGACGTCGCTGCCGTCGAAGGCCGCCGCGTCCTCTCCGCCGGCCACGCCGACATCACCGTCAACCTCACCACCAAGCGCGTCGAACTTGCCTCCGACGCCGGGGCGCTTATCGGGGACGAGGCCTCGGCCCCCTGCGTGGGCGCCGGAACCACGGGCGCGGCCGTCGCCTCGACCATGGAATGCACCGACCTCGACCAGGTCGTTATCGAAGTGCCCACCCGCGCGCTCACGACGATCCCCGGGGAGGCCTCGTTCCGCTTCATTGGCGAGCCCGGCGCGAACGTCTACATGCTGCCCCAGGCCGTCCTCGGCAAGCACGTCCACGGCGACATCGACCCCCACCTGTGGCACGACGTCCACAACGCCCAAGCGTACGTGCGCGTCATCCGCGACTCACTGATCTCCGTCGACCCCGACGGCGAGGCCACCTACCGGGCCAACGCAGCCGCCTACCTGACGCGCCTCGACGAGCTCGACGCCACCGTCGCCTCGACCATCGCGTCCATCCCCGACGAGCGACGCAAACTCGTCACCACCAACGACGCCTACGCCTACCTGGCGAACGCCTACGGGCTCACCGTCGCCGGATTCGTCGCACCCAACCCCAGCGTCGAACCCTCCATCGCCGACCGGATCAAACTCCAGGCCACCCTGGCCGACTCCTCGATCCCCGCCGTGTTCCTCGAACCCAACCTGGCGCGCACCCGCTCCACCCTGCGCACCGCCGCCACCGACGCGGGCGTGGACATCTGCCCCCTGTACGGCGACACCCTCGACGACCAAGCACCCACCTACATCGACATGATGGAACACAACGCCCGCTCACTGGCACGCTGCCTGGGCGGCAAGGAGATGCCATGA
- a CDS encoding ParB/RepB/Spo0J family partition protein yields the protein MADAASKSDGRKGARKHAGLGRGLGALIPQASEQTPHSAPSAPSRPLDVFFPEGSSGGKRGGSAKDLLQPKRGTASSKKKRPTMPSVEAAGGRRGAGSRSGLGGGNDGSGSRQKAARVPAKDASVNEVDKREEQNVSRETSVDLELLPVPGASFAEIAIDQIVPNTKQPREVFDEDDLKELSASIKEVGVLQPVVVRSIPAKGRSEKLTEFLAEKPEARFELIMGERRLRASELAGETTIPAIIRETEDGDLLRDALLENLHRAQLNPLEEASAYQQLMADFGATQEELAKRIARSRPQIANTLRLLKLPPSVQKKVAAQVITAGHARALLSLSTPAEMERLAERIVAEGLSVRTTEEIVRLGKAKATPRPRARQQRPLSQLGESVVSALSDAYDTRVTITEGRKKGRIVIEFAGSEDLQRIADLILH from the coding sequence ATGGCGGATGCAGCATCGAAGTCTGATGGCCGTAAGGGCGCTCGCAAGCATGCAGGTCTCGGCCGTGGTCTTGGCGCTCTCATCCCTCAGGCTAGCGAGCAGACGCCGCATAGCGCACCTTCCGCGCCCTCCCGTCCCCTCGACGTGTTCTTCCCCGAAGGCAGCTCCGGCGGCAAGCGTGGAGGTTCTGCGAAGGATCTTTTGCAGCCCAAGCGTGGCACTGCCTCGTCGAAGAAGAAGCGTCCGACGATGCCGTCTGTCGAGGCGGCCGGTGGACGTCGCGGCGCTGGCTCTCGCAGCGGTCTCGGCGGTGGAAACGATGGCTCAGGTTCCCGCCAGAAGGCTGCTCGTGTGCCCGCGAAAGACGCTTCTGTGAACGAAGTAGACAAGCGCGAAGAACAGAATGTTTCACGTGAAACATCCGTTGATCTCGAGCTTCTTCCGGTGCCCGGTGCATCCTTCGCTGAAATTGCGATCGATCAGATCGTTCCCAACACAAAGCAGCCTCGAGAGGTCTTTGACGAGGATGATCTGAAGGAACTGTCGGCCTCGATCAAGGAGGTCGGCGTTCTCCAGCCCGTCGTCGTTCGTAGTATCCCCGCGAAGGGTCGTTCTGAGAAGCTCACCGAGTTCCTCGCCGAAAAGCCTGAAGCACGCTTCGAACTGATCATGGGTGAGCGCCGCCTGCGCGCCTCCGAGCTCGCCGGCGAAACCACGATTCCAGCAATCATCCGGGAGACCGAAGACGGGGACCTGCTCCGCGATGCGCTCCTGGAAAACCTCCACCGGGCCCAGCTCAACCCGTTGGAAGAAGCGAGCGCATACCAGCAGCTCATGGCGGATTTCGGCGCGACTCAGGAAGAGCTCGCCAAGCGAATCGCCCGCTCGCGCCCGCAGATTGCAAACACCCTGCGCCTCCTCAAGCTCCCGCCGTCCGTCCAGAAGAAGGTCGCCGCTCAGGTCATCACCGCCGGCCACGCCCGTGCGCTGCTGTCTCTGTCGACGCCCGCGGAGATGGAACGACTGGCCGAGCGCATCGTCGCCGAGGGTCTCTCCGTGCGTACTACTGAAGAGATCGTTCGCCTCGGTAAGGCGAAGGCAACCCCGCGTCCACGCGCACGCCAGCAGCGCCCACTGTCGCAGCTGGGGGAGAGCGTCGTGTCGGCGCTCTCCGACGCGTACGATACGCGCGTGACCATTACCGAGGGGCGTAAGAAGGGCCGGATCGTCATCGAATTCGCAGGATCCGAGGATCTCCAGCGAATCGCAGACCTTATCCTTCACTGA